The following coding sequences are from one Bacillus kexueae window:
- a CDS encoding IS3 family transposase, producing MRFYNHQRFQKKLNNLSPYEYRTQVA from the coding sequence ATCCGTTTTTATAACCACCAACGGTTTCAAAAAAAATTAAACAACCTGAGTCCTTATGAATATAGGACTCAGGTTGCTTAA